In a genomic window of Brassica rapa cultivar Chiifu-401-42 chromosome A10, CAAS_Brap_v3.01, whole genome shotgun sequence:
- the LOC103844949 gene encoding transcription factor MYB120, with amino-acid sequence MIMYGGEIEKAGGSANHMSNGGGVVLKKGPWTAAEDEILSVYVRENGEGNWNAVQKNTGLARCGKSCRLRWANHLRPNLRKGSFTGDEERLIIQLHAQLGNKWARMAAQLPGRTDNEIKNYWNTRLKRLQRQGLPLYPPDIIPNHQLHPHPHHHQQNHHHHQQHQHQQMYFQPQSSQPNTPSSSPLPSPTAINANPSSSFTFHSTNTSTAYLLHPLSPHTPTTPQTPSQLSSTPPPPPLSSPLSSPRNNQYPTLPLFTFPSSQINNNNTNFTFPRPPPLLQPPSSLLAKRYNNSNTPLNCINRVSTAPFSPVSRDSYTSFLTLPYSSPTAQTATYHNTNNNYPSFSLNPSPSSYPTTTSSPSFLHSQYTPNYSSTTFHNNPVYSMKQEFPSNQIPQIGVFNNVNNFTDNEKQNNTNLHRRSISCSLLEDVLEEAEALAGGDGDRPSKRRQLTASPPNHHNNNNNDNDNFFSVSFEQYDSSENICSLQDLKPKEEESLQMNTMQDDIAKLLDWGSDSGEISNGQSSVLTDDNLVLDVHQLNSLFPSDSTAAETRTNDEQNNNDKINCSWDNLHGVS; translated from the exons ATGATCATGTACGGAGGGGAAATAGAGAAAGCAGGTGGATCGGCCAATCACATGTCAAATGGAGGAGGAGTGGTACTGAAGAAAGGGCCATGGACGGCGGCAGAAGATGAGATACTTTCTGTGTATGTTAGAGAGAACGGTGAAGGAAACTGGAACGCCGTTCAGAAAAACACAGGCTTGGCTCGTTGCGGCAAAAGTTGTCGTCTCCGTTGGGCCAATCACCTTCGACCTAATCTCAGAAAAGGTTCTTTCACAGGAGACGAAGAACGTCTCATCATCCAACTTCATGCTCAGCTCGGTAACAAATGGGCTCGCATGGCCGCTCAG TTACCGGGAAGAACAGATAATGAGATCAAGAACTATTGGAACACGAGGTTGAAACGCCTTCAACGCCAAGGACTTCCTCTTTATCCTCCAGATATCATCCCTAACCATCAACTCCATCCACACCCacatcatcatcaacaaaatcatcatcatcatcagcaacATCAACATCAACAAATGTATTTTCAACCACAATCTTCACAACCAAACACACCATCATCTTCTCCTCTTCCATCTCCAACGGCAATAAACGCAAACCCCTCATCATCTTTCACTTTCCACAGCACAAACACATCAACCGCTTATCTCCTCCATCCTCTAAGCCCTCACACTCCAACCACACCGCAAACTCCTTCTCAACTCTCTTCCACACCACCTCCACCGCCTCTTTCGTCTCCTTTATCTTCCCCACGAAACAACCAATATCCAACTCTTCCTCTTTTCACCTTCCCGAGCTCCCAAATCAACAACAATAATACCAATTTCACTTTCCCTAGACCCCCACCTCTCCTCCAACCGCCTTCATCGCTTCTTGCCAAACGCTACAACAATTCTAACACTCCTCTCAATTGCATCAACCGCGTTTCAACCGCACCATTTTCACCTGTTTCTAGAGATTCTTACACTTCCTTTCTAACATTACCTTACTCTTCCCCAACCGCTCAAACTGCTACTTACCATAACACTAACAACAATTACCCTTCATTTTCTTTAAACCCTTCACCTTCTTCTTACCCTACAACAACTTCTTCCCCAAGCTTTCTTCACTCTCAGTACACTCCAAATTATTCTTCCACAACCTTTCACAACAACCCGGTTTACTCCATGAAACAAGAGTTCCCTTCAAACCAAATCCCCCAGATAGGTGTCTTTAACAATGTCAACAACTTCACAGACAATGAAAAACAGAACAATACCAATCTTCACAGAAGAAGTATTAGCTGCAGCCTCTTGGAGGATGTACTTGAAGAGGCCGAAGCTCTAGCCGGTGGAGATGGAGACCGACCTTCGAAACGGAGACAACTCACTGCTTCTCCTCCTAACCACcataacaacaataacaacgATAATGATAATTTCTTCTCCGTTAGTTTCGAACAATATGATTCTTCTGAAAACATATGTTCCTTACAAG ATTTGAAACCGAAGGAAGAAGAATCCCTTCAAATGAACACAATGCAAGATGACATAGCTAAACTTCTTGACTGGGGAAGTGATAGTGGAGAGATCTCTAATGGACAATCATCTGTTCTCACTGACGACAATCTTGTTCTTGATGTTCATCAACTGAATTCACTATTCCCGTCTGACTCCACGGCCGCTGAAACAAGGACCAATGATGAACAGAACAATAATGATAAAATTAACTGTTCATGGGACAATTTGCATGGAGTCAGCTAG
- the LOC103844950 gene encoding GDSL esterase/lipase At5g55050, which yields MPTNKTPSLPIYSLFLGLLWFDYFPGLEAATGKLGSVPGVYVFGDSLVDAGNNNYLAFSVSKANYPHNGVDFPGKRPTGRFSNGKNAADAIAEKFGLPLPPPYLSLRGLFKEKRRKSAAVTGVNFASGGAGIFNSSDQKLGQAIPLSHQVNHWLSIHRELTNQLGPAETQIHLSKSLFTVVIGSNDLFDYFGSFKLRRRNNPQQYTQLMADKLKEQLKRIHDTGARRFLVVGVAQIGCTPGKREKNSAIHECDEEANTWCSLYNEALVKMLQQLKQELQSSITYSYFDNFKSLHDIISNPARYGFTDVTSACCGNGKLNADIPCLPVTRYCSDRTKYLFWDRYGHPTEAAARTFIDLMLSDDSQYSSPLTLSQLVSS from the exons ATGCCGACGAACAAGACACCGTCCCTCCCCATATATTCCCTCTTCCTTGGTTTACTTTGGTTCGATTATTTTCCCGGTTTAGAGGCAGCAACCGGAAAACTAGGTTCGGTTCCGGGAGTATACGTGTTTGGAGATTCGTTGGTTGATGCCGGAAACAATAACTACTTAGCATTTTCCGTTTCCAAAGCCAACTATCCACATAATGGCGTTGATTTTCCTGGCAAGAGACCCACCGGAAGATTCAGTAACGGCAAAAACGCCGCCGATGCTATCG CTGAGAAATTTGGTTTACCGCTACCACCGCCGTATCTCTCACTAAGAGGCCTGTTTAAAGAGAAAAGGAGAAAATCTGCCGCCGTGACCGGTGTGAATTTTGCTTCAGGTGGAGCCGGTATCTTCAACAGCTCCGACCAAAAGCTT GGACAAGCTATTCCTTTATCACACCAAGTAAACCATTGGCTCTCTATTCATCGTGAACTGACGAATCAGCTTGGACCAGCCGAAACACAAATACATCTATCCAAATCTCTATTCACAGTGGTCATAGGTAGTAACGATCTTTTTGACTATTTTGGATCGTTTAAACTTCGAAGAAGAAACAATCCTCAACAGTATACACAATTAATGGCAGATAAACTCAAAGAGCAATTGAAG AGGATTCACGATACTGGAGCACGCAGATTCCTAGTAGTCGGAGTTGCACAAATTGGTTGCACACCGGGGAAAAGAGAGAAGAACTCGGCAATCCATGAATGCGACGAAGAGGCAAACACGTGGTGCTCTTTGTACAACGAAGCTTTGGTAAAGATGTTGCAACAACTCAAACAAGAGTTGCAAAGCTCAATAACTTACTCTTACTTTGACAACTTCAAGTCCTTACATGACATTATCTCCAACCCTGCCCGTTACG GTTTTACTGATGTGACATCAGCTTGTTGTGGAAATGGGAAATTAAACGCGGATATTCCATGCCTTCCAGTCACGAGATATTGTTCAGACAGAACCAAATATCTCTTCTGGGATCGTTACGGTCATCCCACGGAAGCTGCAGCTCGAACCTTCATCGACCTTATGTTATCTGATGATTCACAATACTCATCTCCTTTAACTCTCAGTCAACTAGTTTCTTCATAA
- the LOC103844951 gene encoding GDSL esterase/lipase At5g55050, with the protein MPKKKMPSLAIWLLYLGLLWFDSFPGLEAATGKLASIPGLYVFGDSLVDAGNNNYLPISIAKANYPRNGVDFPKKKATGRFSNGKNAADFIAEKFGLPLPPPYRSLKGALKVKKRESAALTSLNFASGGAGIFNSSDKKLGQSIPLSHQVDDWLSIHNEVTGKLRPAEAQVHLSKSLFIVVIGSNDLFDYYGSFKTREQNNPQQYTQSMADKLKEQLKRIHETGARRFLVAGVAQIGCIPGNRDTDSDLHECDEEANRSCSLYNEALVKMLQQLKQELQNSMSYSYFDNFKSLQDINSNPARFGFTEVTSACCGSGKLNAASHCQPISKFCPDRTKYLFWDRFGHPTEAASRTFVDLMLSNDSQYSSPLTLTQLASS; encoded by the exons ATGCCGAAGAAGAAAATGCCCTCCCTCGCCATTTGGTTACTCTACCTCGGTTTACTTTGGTTCGATTCATTTCCCGGTTTAGAAGCAGCGACCGGAAAACTAGCATCGATACCAGGATTATACGTGTTTGGAGATTCATTAGTTGATGCCGGAAACAATAATTACTTACCAATTTCCATAGCCAAAGCTAATTATCCACGTAACGGCGTCGATTTTCCTAAAAAGAAAGCCACCGGAAGATTCTCTAACGGCAAAAATGCCGCCGATTTTATCG CTGAGAAATTTGGTTTGCCATTACCGCCGCCGTATCGCTCACTTAAAGGCGCACTAAAAGTCAAAAAGAGAGAATCCGCGGCCTTGACCAGTTTGAATTTTGCTTCAGGCGGAGCCGGGATCTTCAACAGTTCTGACAAAAAACTT GGACAATCGATTCCTTTGTCACACCAAGTAGACGATTGGCTATCTATTCATAACGAAGTGACGGGTAAGCTTAGACCAGCCGAAGCACAGGTTCATCTATCCAAATCTCTATTCATTGTGGTCATAGGCAGCAACGATCTTTTCGACTATTATGGATCGTTCAAAACGCGAGAACAGAACAATCCTCAACAATATACCCAATCAATGGCTGATAAACTCAAAGAACAATTGAAG agAATTCATGAAACTGGAGCACGTAGATTCCTAGTAGCCGGAGTTGCACAGATTGGTTGCATACCGGGGAATAGAGACACGGACTCGGACCTCCACGAATGCGACGAAGAGGCAAACAGGTCGTGCTCTTTGTATAACGAAGCTCTAGTTAAGATGTTGCAACAACTCAAACAAGAATTGCAAAACTCAATGAGTTACTCTTACTTTGACAACTTCAAGTCGTTGCAGGACATTAACTCCAACCCTGCCCGTTTCG GTTTTACTGAGGTGACATCAGCGTGTTGTGGAAGTGGAAAATTAAACGCGGCTAGTCATTGTCAACCAATTTCTAAGTTTTGTCCAGACAGAACCAAATATCTCTTCTGGGATCGCTTTGGTCATCCCACGGAAGCTGCATCTCGAACCTTCGTAGACCTTATGTTATCTAATGATTCACAATACTCATCTCCTCTAACTCTCACTCAACTGGCCTCTTCATGA